The Hordeum vulgare subsp. vulgare chromosome 4H, MorexV3_pseudomolecules_assembly, whole genome shotgun sequence genomic interval ACACCCGAATCATGCCCTCGTTGAAGTCCCTCGCCTCCTGCACCCCGACGCCAATCTGCCCGGGCTCGGCCTGGGTGGGCCATCCGGCCTCCCCGACGGCGATGTCGACGTCTCCGTAGCCGAGCTTCTTCATGGCGGTGTAGATTGCGTCCATCTGGGCATCGAACATGCTGGTGTAGTTGAGCTTCGTTGCGGGGTCGTAGATGCCGCTGTTGGGGCGGAAGAGCGCGTAGTTGAGCGTCTCCGGCCGGTAGCTGAAGTAGGGGTAAGGGTTCACCATGAAGGGCGACCCGGTGTCGCGGTGGAACTGGAGCAAGGCCGGGAACAGCTTGGTGTTGTAACCCGCCCGGAATGTGGCGTTGGAGGGGATGCCGTCCGAGGGGGCGAGGATGCCGAGGTAGTGCGGGGTGGTGACGCGGACGCCGGTGAGGCCCTCGGCCTTGAGGGCCTGCGCAAGGCGGCGCAtggcggggaggagggagaggatgaggttggtgtcggtggagaggagGATCTcgttgccggcgaggaggagggtgACGTTGGTGGCGGGGACGTAGGGGGAAAGGTTCGCGCGGATCCAGGACCGCGCGGCGTCGAGGCCGGTGGCCTTGTCGGCGAGGGCGGGGAGGGCGGAGTTGGGGAGGGAGACGACGAGGGAGATGGGCGTGCCGGCAAAGGCGGAGATGAAGACCGGGTTGGCATCGAAGAGCTTGACGCGGTTGATGGTGGTCTTGGTGGCGAGGAAGGTGGCGACGGAGGTCGGGGAGGGGAGGTTGTCGGCGTTTGCGCCGTAGTTGACGCCGATGGGAAGCGAAGGGGTCGCCGACTCTGCCCCCGCCGCGCCGGCGGCGAGCAGcatcaggaggaggaggaggagcggcatCGCGAGGTGGAGTGTGGTCGATTGCGGGTCTGATTTGAAGTGGCAACGGGGGTTCCGTTCAAATACTACCCCCGGAGCAGAGTAGAGAGGAGAGGAACGGACAAAGGTCGCGTGGTGGTTGCCATTACCTGGCAATTTCAGTAGTATTCTTATTCCCTTCGTTTAATGCATTTTTATTTCTCGCTTTGCTGCGGCTGCCATGTGTACAAATTAGCTTTGGGCAGCGCTTTCTTTTAATACAGTACATTTAAAATCGTTCACATGCACAAGCATATATTCTGATACATGCATGGTATCCTCATAAGCACATTTGAGAAACTGACCCAACGTAACATTTTATGGTTTTTCAAAGTCACCACAAACGCCTTACGGTCTAAAAAACGTCTCTTTCCATTGAACGAACACCGTCGAAAGTGTGAAATAAATTCACGTAAATGCGATGACTTGAACTTTCGTGGATTGAAGATATCATCGTATTCCCAACCATCCACCAACAGATTAGTTCACATCTTATTTATTTGTGTTGTGCTATTTTGTATACATTGTATTTCAGGTTGATCTCAGAAAACTCCCCCGTCCACCACCACTGCATGTGATCAGGAGGGAACCCTAGTCGGCGACTCCCCCCACCTTATCTCATTCCTCCCTTCATGCCACCATAGGGCCTAGCTAGCACGAATGCACCAACGAAGGGGGGAAGGGGTAGGGGTTCCGAAGAAGAGTTtggcgtctgttctgagttttttgatttgagttgcagaagtgccctgaaataattatttactacctgctcgtctgtttttcacagattctgccacgttttgcgttttcatcgttttgcaaaaaactttttggcaatcttgagaaacagtatctcttcatgaaaatctttatttccagtggaaaaaatttatttttattatgggtactaaccactctaatcagcttatgatgagtttcgtatgaagggagttttcaagtatgcgatggaagatgatgaaagaagatccaggagtgtcaaacgctcaagcttggggatgcccccatttaCCCCCAAGAATTATCCAAGgacactcaagtgtctaagcttggggatactcccgtgcatccccttctccatcaacaatcatcagttcgtccttctccatgctatacttttatcacttcatatgttatgtgctatgcttggagcgtctcactctttactttttagtttattttagtttttgcttgttgttcataacaagttggaccctagccttctttgtttggggggagaaacacgctccactccaccatagaacacaacataggttttcttgcttatctttttgtgtggtctttatcttttcatagctgttgtcatgcttagctcttagttttcacgctttatctttttaagagattttatttagatgcttttggaactctcttgagttatcatgcttatcttgtttagagagttggcttgctgcactgagtcgtgtgtcttgcatgagtaggtaactgaggttgctatttaagtatagtagtaacttgcaatagttttgaggtattgatttgagtaatgtttggacttttggtgtcaagagcatgagcctattagtgataggtctcgtattttggaaaatccgtgtgtattttcaaaaactacaaaaaattagttgagaactctagctactagatggatctctaacctctggaggggttggaatatatagagtaccctcacgttatcatgggtcgaggatgcgcaaggataaccaaacccccaaacactctttCTTGggatacttgtctctttgtgaatctcctgactagatagagagttaccgataataagtgcatgagttgttcggactaatgcgagtattcaattgttggctcttccaccatccatattttgctagcctcttcggtaccttgcattgccctttctcatcttgagagttggtgcatacttcgcTGGTGCattcaaacccttggcatgatacgctctgtcatcataagctcattatatccttcctcaaaacagccaccatacctacctatcaaggcatttccatagtctttccgagatacattgccatgcaacatccaccatctcatgacttgatcttcatgtcatacatgctttttcttgatcgaggagccacatgctagtttggctttgcccttattattgctacatgatgcgctagtatcattgcatatcctgctacactggcagaggcatacattttcatacatcatgatagttttcatttatctttatgttgagtacttcttataaagtgtgaagatcttctttcttatttcttgtaaaatatagagtgttgcccttaagtgaggaaaatatcccaaagaggacaaattaaaagatcccaaaagagaacacatgaaaagatcccaaagaggacaaatgagagataaatagaaa includes:
- the LOC123448265 gene encoding glucan endo-1,3-beta-glucosidase produces the protein MPLLLLLLMLLAAGAAGAESATPSLPIGVNYGANADNLPSPTSVATFLATKTTINRVKLFDANPVFISAFAGTPISLVVSLPNSALPALADKATGLDAARSWIRANLSPYVPATNVTLLLAGNEILLSTDTNLILSLLPAMRRLAQALKAEGLTGVRVTTPHYLGILAPSDGIPSNATFRAGYNTKLFPALLQFHRDTGSPFMVNPYPYFSYRPETLNYALFRPNSGIYDPATKLNYTSMFDAQMDAIYTAMKKLGYGDVDIAVGEAGWPTQAEPGQIGVGVQEARDFNEGMIRVCSSGKGTPLMPNRTFETYLFSLFDENQKPGPIAERHFGLFNPDFTPVYDLGLLRDGSSLAPTPSPNPSPKPSPSGGGKWCVAKDGANGTDLQNNINYACGFVDCKAIQSGGACFSPNSLQSHASYVMNAYYQANGHTDSACDFKGTGVVTSSDPSYGGCKYVS